The window GTAGAGTATAGCAAAAACAGAAGGATTTATTTTAGGGGATATTTTAAAATTCTTCTGTCCCTCATTAATAATATCTTTTAGAATATTTTCATTTCTATTTCTGTGCTGGTTTATTTTTATTTTTATTTTGGGATATTCAGTAAAAATATCCTCTTGAAATAATATTGCGCTAAGATAGGGATTTTCAATTAAAATCTTTAACTGATTTAACATAATATCCTGTAATAATTTCTGAGGATTTTTGATAGAGGTTTTTTTGCACCAAAATTTGTTTTTGGCAAATACCAGATTGCATAATTCTGAAATAATTTCTTCTTTATTTTTAAAGTGCCGATAAATAGCAGCCTCTGAAATACCTATTTTATCAGCAATATTTCTTATGGTTAAATTAAAATAACCTTTTCGATGTATTATTTCTAATGCAACAGATAGTATTTCATTCCAGCGTTTTGATGGATTAAGACTTTTCAATATTTTATCCCGTTGTTCAAATATAGTAATTATGTTAATTAACGTTAACTAATATTCCAAAAACAATTATAAGCTATTAATGCATTCCTGTCAAGTATTTCAAATATACTTAATTAATTACAGAAAAAGCTTCTTCTAAAACATCCATAGCTTCTTCTAATTGTTCCTCAGTAATAACAAAAGAAACCAGAATTCTTAATACATTTTTGTTTATCCCGGCAGTAGGAATTAAAACACCATTCTGGATACAATACTGCACAATTTTTTCTGTCTCTTCAGTTGCTGGCTCCTTAGTCATCCTATCTTTAACTAACTCCATCGCTACCATAGCTCCTAATCCGCGAACATCTCCGATAATATTATACTTCTTTTCCATATTTTTGAATCTTTGTTTTATTATCTCTCCAATCTTGACTGCCCTATTCAGGAGATTCTCCTGTTCCATGATACGGATTACCTCTAATGCTACCTGACAGGCGATAGGATTACCAGCATAGGTTCCTCCAATACAACCAGCAGGCAAAGCATCGCCAATCTCTTTTCTGGCAATTACTGCAGAAAGAGGTAATCCGGATGCAAGAGATTTTGCTAAACATGCAATATCTGGTGCAATTTTCCAGTTTTCAATAGCGAAAAACTTTCCAGTTCTTCCCATCCCACACTGTATTTCATCAGTTACCATAAGTATCTCGTACTTATTACACAATTTTCGAATATGCTCTAAAAATCCTTCTATCGGGATATTAAATCCCCCTTCTCCCTGAATAGGCTCAATAACAATTGCTGCAATCGTTTCCGGATTGACTAGACCTTTCATGATATTCTCAAATTCTGAAATTTCAATAGAATGACGGTAGGAATTTGGATAGGGAAGACGGTATACCTCAGGGGCAAAAGGTCCGAATTTATACTTATAGGGAAAGGCCTTGTGGGTCATCGTTAGAGTAAGCAATGTTCTTCCATGAAAACAGTTTTCAAAGACAATAATTCCCGATCTTCCAGTAAATCCCCTGGCAACTTTTACTGCATTTTCAATAGCTTCTGCCCCGCTGTTAAACAAGGCAACGCTCTTTGGTTCACTGCCAGGGGCAAGCTGGCTTAGTCTTTGGCACAACAGGACAAAAGATTCATATGGAACAGC is drawn from Atribacterota bacterium and contains these coding sequences:
- a CDS encoding TetR/AcrR family transcriptional regulator yields the protein MKSLNPSKRWNEILSVALEIIHRKGYFNLTIRNIADKIGISEAAIYRHFKNKEEIISELCNLVFAKNKFWCKKTSIKNPQKLLQDIMLNQLKILIENPYLSAILFQEDIFTEYPKIKIKINQHRNRNENILKDIINEGQKNFKISPKINPSVFAILYMGSIRILVLKWRESNFSYPMDEEAKQVLKQLLDFISIR
- a CDS encoding aspartate aminotransferase family protein; the protein is MKKFISIKTDIPGPKSRELAAIRERYVFKPMGDSLSPGYIDFGEGALVTDVDGNTFIDLTGGWGCLALGHSHPAIISAIKEQVNHFIHTDFTAVPYESFVLLCQRLSQLAPGSEPKSVALFNSGAEAIENAVKVARGFTGRSGIIVFENCFHGRTLLTLTMTHKAFPYKYKFGPFAPEVYRLPYPNSYRHSIEISEFENIMKGLVNPETIAAIVIEPIQGEGGFNIPIEGFLEHIRKLCNKYEILMVTDEIQCGMGRTGKFFAIENWKIAPDIACLAKSLASGLPLSAVIARKEIGDALPAGCIGGTYAGNPIACQVALEVIRIMEQENLLNRAVKIGEIIKQRFKNMEKKYNIIGDVRGLGAMVAMELVKDRMTKEPATEETEKIVQYCIQNGVLIPTAGINKNVLRILVSFVITEEQLEEAMDVLEEAFSVIN